In Oryzihumus leptocrescens, the following are encoded in one genomic region:
- a CDS encoding histidine phosphatase family protein — translation MSQDMAAPTAETLSTRTCTIYVVRHGTTTMNVENRYRGRRDIPLDAQGYQDAVDAARQLSTVGLAAVYTGGLRRTIATGQIIADEAGVPDLRIMHGLINVDYGAWEGMTSQEAEMYDPVAFRLYKTSPSRAVCPNGERLRDAQERMLSALQLIGERHPGEHVAVVSHAVMIRLVVAALEHTEGEQWRIPVGRGSLTTMLVEDGRVRLHRLPDGDDVD, via the coding sequence GTGTCGCAGGACATGGCTGCCCCCACCGCCGAGACCCTCTCGACCCGCACCTGCACCATCTACGTCGTCCGCCACGGCACCACCACGATGAACGTGGAGAACCGCTACCGCGGTCGCCGGGACATCCCGCTCGACGCGCAGGGCTACCAGGACGCGGTCGACGCAGCCCGCCAGCTGTCCACGGTCGGCCTGGCCGCGGTCTACACCGGCGGCCTGCGGCGCACCATCGCCACGGGGCAGATCATCGCCGACGAGGCCGGGGTGCCGGACCTGCGGATCATGCACGGCCTCATCAACGTCGACTACGGCGCCTGGGAGGGGATGACCTCCCAGGAGGCCGAGATGTACGACCCGGTCGCGTTCCGGCTGTACAAGACCTCGCCCTCCCGGGCCGTGTGCCCCAACGGCGAGCGGCTGCGGGACGCGCAGGAGCGGATGCTCTCGGCCCTGCAGCTCATCGGCGAGCGCCATCCCGGCGAGCACGTCGCCGTGGTCTCCCACGCGGTGATGATCCGGCTCGTGGTGGCCGCCCTTGAGCACACCGAGGGCGAGCAGTGGCGCATCCCGGTGGGGCGGGGCTCGCTGACCACGATGCTGGTCGAGGACGGCCGGGTGCGGTTGCACCGGCTGCCCGACGGCGACGACGTCGACTGA
- the glmU gene encoding bifunctional UDP-N-acetylglucosamine diphosphorylase/glucosamine-1-phosphate N-acetyltransferase GlmU → MTTSRPAAVIVLAAGEGTRMKSATPKVLHPIAGRTLLGHAIAAARGADPAHLAVVVRHERDRVAAHVAEVDPAAVIADQDEVPGTGRATECALDLLPSDLEGTVLVTYGDVPLLTAATLHDLIEAHHASGSAVTVITATLEDPHGYGRILRDEHGEVAGIVEQKDATAEQRAITEINSGLYAFDATVLRKALAEVGTDNAQGEKYLTDVLAIARREGLKVSAHLVADLWQTEGVNDRVQLARLGAELNRRILEGWMREGVTVVDPASTWVDADVTIGRDTVIQPGTQLKGATTIGSGVMLGPDTTLEDVEVRDGASVVRTHGSLAVIGEGASVGPFAYLRPGTELGTKSKIGTFVETKNTTIGEGGKVPHLTYAGDATIGAGANIGAGTIFANYDGVNKYPTVVGDHSFVGSNSVIVAPRTIAPGSYVAAGSAVTVDVGPGELAVARGRQRNIAGWVARTRAGTRTAAAAEAAASEAAATSPTDRPDAPEGTPAP, encoded by the coding sequence GTGACTACCTCCCGCCCGGCTGCCGTCATCGTCCTCGCCGCAGGCGAAGGCACCCGCATGAAGTCGGCCACCCCCAAGGTGCTGCACCCCATCGCAGGGCGGACCCTCCTGGGTCACGCCATCGCCGCCGCGCGCGGCGCCGACCCCGCCCACCTCGCGGTCGTCGTCCGGCACGAGCGGGACCGCGTCGCCGCCCACGTCGCGGAGGTCGACCCGGCGGCGGTCATCGCCGACCAGGACGAGGTGCCGGGCACCGGTCGGGCCACCGAGTGCGCCCTGGACCTGCTGCCCTCCGACCTCGAGGGCACCGTGCTGGTGACCTACGGCGACGTGCCGCTGCTGACCGCGGCCACGCTGCACGACCTCATCGAGGCCCACCACGCCAGCGGCAGCGCGGTCACCGTGATCACCGCGACGCTGGAGGACCCGCACGGCTACGGCCGCATCCTGCGCGACGAGCACGGCGAGGTCGCCGGCATCGTGGAGCAGAAGGACGCCACGGCCGAGCAGCGGGCGATCACCGAGATCAACTCCGGCCTCTACGCCTTCGACGCCACCGTGCTGCGCAAGGCGCTGGCCGAGGTGGGCACCGACAACGCCCAGGGCGAGAAGTACCTCACCGACGTGCTCGCCATCGCCCGGCGGGAGGGCCTGAAGGTCAGCGCGCACCTGGTCGCCGACCTGTGGCAGACCGAGGGCGTCAACGACCGGGTCCAGCTCGCCCGGCTCGGGGCCGAGCTCAACCGCCGCATCCTCGAGGGGTGGATGCGTGAGGGTGTCACCGTCGTCGACCCGGCCAGCACATGGGTGGACGCCGACGTCACCATCGGCCGCGACACCGTGATCCAGCCCGGCACCCAGCTCAAGGGCGCGACCACCATCGGCTCCGGCGTCATGCTCGGCCCGGACACCACGCTGGAGGACGTGGAGGTCCGCGACGGCGCCAGCGTCGTGCGCACCCACGGCTCGCTCGCCGTGATCGGCGAGGGTGCCAGCGTCGGGCCGTTCGCCTACCTGCGCCCCGGCACCGAGCTCGGCACCAAGAGCAAGATCGGCACCTTCGTCGAGACGAAGAACACCACGATCGGCGAGGGCGGCAAGGTCCCGCACCTGACCTACGCCGGCGACGCCACGATCGGCGCCGGCGCCAACATCGGGGCCGGCACGATCTTCGCCAACTACGACGGGGTGAACAAGTACCCCACCGTGGTCGGCGACCACAGCTTCGTCGGGTCCAACTCGGTCATCGTCGCCCCGCGCACGATCGCCCCGGGCAGCTACGTCGCAGCCGGCTCGGCCGTCACCGTCGACGTCGGGCCCGGCGAGCTCGCCGTCGCCCGCGGCCGGCAGCGCAACATCGCCGGGTGGGTCGCCCGGACCCGCGCCGGCACCCGCACCGCAGCCGCCGCCGAGGCAGCCGCCTCCGAGGCGGCCGCCACCAGCCCGACCGACCGCCCCGACGCCCCCGAAGGGACCCCTGCCCCATGA
- a CDS encoding ribose-phosphate diphosphokinase — MTGLKRTTEKNLMVFSGRAHRQLAEEVAYQLGTDLVPMQAYEFANSEIYVRYEESVRGSDAFVIQSHTAPVNEWIMEHLIMVDALKRASAKRITVVMPFYGYARQDKKHRGREPISARLMADLFKTAGADRLICVDLHTSQIQGFFDGPVDHLMALPILSDYVRQKYGQEQLAVVSPDAGRIKVAEQWSDRLGGAPLAFIHKTRDITRPNETVANRVVGEVKGRTCILVDDMIDTAGTITKAADALIADGASDVIIAATHAILSGPAVDRLKNCAVREVIVTNTLPIAAERHFDKLTELSIAPLISQAIREVFEDGSVTKLFDGKA; from the coding sequence ATGACCGGTCTGAAGCGCACCACCGAGAAGAACCTCATGGTCTTCTCCGGTCGGGCCCACCGCCAGCTCGCCGAGGAGGTCGCCTACCAGCTCGGCACCGACCTCGTGCCGATGCAGGCCTACGAGTTCGCCAACAGCGAGATCTACGTCCGCTACGAGGAGTCGGTCCGCGGCTCCGACGCCTTCGTCATCCAGAGCCACACGGCACCGGTGAACGAGTGGATCATGGAGCACCTGATCATGGTCGACGCGCTCAAGCGCGCCTCGGCCAAGCGGATCACCGTGGTCATGCCCTTCTACGGCTACGCCCGTCAGGACAAGAAGCACCGCGGCCGCGAGCCGATCTCGGCCCGCCTCATGGCCGACCTGTTCAAGACGGCCGGCGCCGACCGGCTGATCTGCGTCGACCTGCACACCAGCCAGATCCAGGGCTTCTTCGACGGCCCGGTCGACCACCTCATGGCGCTGCCGATCCTGTCCGACTACGTGCGCCAGAAGTACGGCCAGGAGCAGCTCGCGGTGGTCTCCCCGGACGCCGGGCGGATCAAGGTCGCCGAGCAGTGGTCCGACCGCCTCGGTGGAGCCCCGCTGGCCTTCATCCACAAGACCCGCGACATCACCCGTCCCAACGAGACGGTGGCCAACCGCGTCGTCGGTGAGGTCAAGGGCCGCACCTGCATCCTCGTCGACGACATGATCGACACCGCCGGCACCATCACCAAGGCGGCCGACGCGCTCATCGCCGACGGCGCCTCGGACGTCATCATCGCCGCCACCCACGCGATCCTGTCCGGTCCCGCCGTGGACCGGCTGAAGAACTGCGCCGTGCGCGAGGTCATCGTCACCAACACGCTGCCCATCGCCGCCGAGCGCCACTTCGACAAGCTCACCGAGCTGTCGATCGCGCCGCTGATCAGCCAGGCCATCCGCGAGGTCTTCGAGGACGGCTCGGTCACCAAGCTGTTCGACGGCAAGGCCTGA